tgttgcccctctcattgacaatgtatggggaaaattgcaacttcaaaatgtcatatctcatgacttatatatgctatccttttaaaacttggagaagtGACTTaaaacattgacacctacaaacaAAGTAAAGTTTAGGTTGCCAGGGGCAACGATAGatttttttgttattatgaaatttgtctattgggGTGTACGTGTACATTACCCATAGGGAGGTAAATTCTCAAAATTCACAGGTAAGGCCACTACATGATTCATGTCATCGACTATTAAAGTTTCATGATTTTCTGaaaaagtgtacatttttgCATTGTGCTGCCGTGATCTATTTCATCAAACCCAATGTGTATTAAACACATCTAACATACATTAGGACTGTACATGGCTGCATAATACCAATCAATGAATTCTCCAATTTTTGACTGTGTGTGGTGTATCACAAAAATCTAAACATGATAACAAAACTGCAAAAACATGTATATAATCCATTAATTTAGACACATACATACCCACTAACTACATGCCTATACATATAACACCTCAGTAGTGACTGAATATCAAACCATATGCTGTGTATATATACGACAGTACAATTTATAAACAATCTGCAGTCTACAAGCCTAGATAATAATTTTGGAAGAACAATTTTTATAAGATACAATGCATAAAAAATTCCAGTACATAAATGTCAAGCTCCAAAGAACAGAACTTTTCATGGCCATAAACAATTGCAACACACGCAGCATACATTTTTCTTTCCTAGCCTGTTGAGTGATGTTCAGTTCAGTAGTATAATACATTACGTATAATATATGaataaaaattaatgatcaAGTAGTCACATGATGCTAATGGGAGGGGTCAAGAGTAGTCAGCTCCCTCACATGACCAGTCCTTTCCAACCATGTCTGTGAAGGAGGAAATGCAGGAACAATTATTGTCAAAATATGTGCCTGGATACAATGGCATAAGCCTATAGTCAGtatgtgttcacctgagccctatCAAAGAGGTGAATATGTATTCACTTCCAATGGTTGTGTgcaggaacaagcatgttttcatgttgtaaacatgttttcgTGCCTGAATGGGGATATTTTTGAAGCCtcataactcccttgttcttgcTCTACTAAATGCTTGGGCAGCTAGCccttgtaacaagagttattaacaagaaacaagagCTTAGGTGAACGGGAACAGACTATAAATAAAGTATTGATTACAATGGGTAAATACTTACATACTATATATAAACACTTCATTCTTTGTGAAAAGAGGGTCtaatgataaaaacctggatatcacctTCTTTGAGGAGTTTGTTTTATTGCAGTAGGGTAtttgtttcgttgcagcagACCAATGGATGTGCATGTATTTATTTCATAGTGAGTCTTGGTGGTGAAAGTGTAAACAACTAAGTAGCTTCATCACATCTCACGGAAGATGAAGAGTGAAAGGACACACTTCAAAAATCACAACTATTTAGGGTACACAAATTATGTACAACAGCCAAAATGCTTAAACAGGTTTAGAACACTAAATCACATTCAAGATTGCACTTTTAAATTGATTGTGTTATGTCTCTTACTCATACCCAGCAGAAATGTTACATTTTTCATCACGTTTACCAAATCATATTAATTACTTTTGATTACAACATCTTCCATCATCCAAACAAGCCTATATGCTAACCTGAAATTGAGCTTGTGCTTTCACTGTTAATTGTTCTGCTTGTTCATCAGACAAATTAGCTTGTTCTACTAGTTTAAACCAGTCATTATGCACCCTACACAATGTGGTAACCACAGTGACCAGTTAACAATAATATCACTTTTTCCTCTTCTCCATTTCCTCCTTATAGGGTGACGGTATATCACACAGTGATTCCTGAGAATGTGATATACATTATTGGATCATATACATCAAAGTATTCACCTTAGCAGGGGATTTCCCTTGAAATGGTACACTGATCAATGAGAACATGTCAGCAGGCATCAACTGCCATATCTCTGATACACCTCCCTCATGATCTGGTGATCATAGCAACAAAAAATTACTCCATATCTGCTTAAACCTTCACTTTAAATAAAAAGTTTCTCCacaatatatgtatgtacacatatgatttaaaaaaaatcttttaGAGTAATATCAGGAGAGCATCAAATCCTAtgtggacaagggagcatgtaactccgtaaacagcgaaattcaaacatggctgccctGTACTATAATAAATAACTTttaaatttcctaattaggatattatgcaGAGGCACATGCTCAAGTACATCACATTTCTGATGCGACGAAGCAAAGCTATGGAAATGAAGTTCAATGGCATGACGAAGGAATACtagcacaggcttagcaggacaATCTTTCTACAGTCACTAATCACATGAAATCATGCAAAATTACTCTATTCCAAGCTCTACCTTCGACTTGACGATCTTCCTATTGAAGCTAAGAagatggagtagcagcccatttAGCGTATCCCTGTGCACGTAAGAATGgtgtaaccaattatatacatagtaacactggatgCCGTGTTTGAATTTTTCCCGTAGTATTTATTGGTAgtgtacagagttacatgctcccttgtccataggatttgatgcacTCCTGGTAATATTGAAGGTTTGTCTTGAGAAAAACTATGATTATTGCAGGTATGTGAACCACTAAACTTTTAGAGAGAAATTACATGCTGAAAATCATTCATTTTGGAGTGCCGAGCACAAAGTTAactatgtatacatgcatgtatgcatgaaaacTTCTGTATACAAAACTCACTCTGTCACACCAACTTCTTGGACCACATGAACACTTcagactacacacacacacacacaccatgcaTTTATACCCACACACCAAACTACACATTAGTAACATAAAGGAGGTCATCATGCATCATCAAGCATCTTGCAATCCCTGACGCAAGTTCCACAACTGTTCACAACTCTTGATTCCGTATATacgtatattatgaactctcaaTTAAGCACAAAATGCCACAAAGCATAAATCCATCACCAATCATGCCTCCTAGAGCCCTAAGTATCCTTACTCCAACACATCGTATCAAAGCAAGCATTACATATACCCATGAGCACTATGTTTGGGTTTACAATTATTCATACAAATACATCATTCAGCAATGATGCCACCCCTTTCAAGTAGTGTATGTACCTCCAACAATGGTAGGTGTGTTCCAGTGGTTAGGATAGGGGTGGAGTCCACAGTGTCTAATGTGATCCTCCAGTTTGTGATAGTTAGTATTGTGGGGGCCAAAGCTCAGGTGAGAGTTGCCCCCTAAAATCAGTGGATTATGAGTGACACACAAGTGAAACTTGCAGTGACAAGATGAACTAGATGGGAAAAGGGGAGACCATCATTACATAAAGAGGTTTATATGTATCTGTTCTGTAAAACACAACACCAAAGGTGAACCACAGGCCTAAGAGGGTAGAATACCTTTAATCAGATACAAAtaatcaaacggtacagtagtaccgtgTAAGTAGGAATTGGGCTGAAAATTTCACAcgctgcccaaaattctgcctttgaaaagcaccctagaaacatcttacatgacgaaaatcacctttacggaatagtactagttcatatgatatataatACACCATAacatataacaaaacactaacaggtggccagatatagaattttttaaaatcgccaaaactcgaattttagacttactgcctgactgatcacagtcgcaaagctagaggctaaacaaagcagcacacggtcaccattttacgccacaataacaaactcatgagtgaagatgtgccttttggggttctgaggAGTAtatgccctctgcgccttgtcttttcttttatcttcaatcaggctgcttgtcttcttcatccaatgaaatcCTATCGAGGCAttattttccgtatcaacactttatTTCAGTAGCACATTTAGATGCcataattatttcagagctggatttttgAAGTGCTTATAAGAGgtacactagctagatatctgcaacttcgctattgggataTGCACCATGCAAAAGAGCAGGCACCGTCAGACTAAGGTTTGTGACTATACCCATCTAGGTTGACTAATCgcaatagagtatggagaccacaacTCTTCACAATCCAGCTATTTGCTCAACAGAAAACAAGACCTTATTGGTGTAGCTAGGTGTACACCCTTTGTCTAACTCAAgattctctaatacaacagtcatgcatttatgatattctaatagaacagtccctgagctacaacaaaaaaattaacaaactagtattttaaaagaatgtgccaaagtagggacctTTCTCACCgggttatgctgtaataccatcgttcatcttgtttcattactttttattgcatagatccctacttcattttttataattgacaattttttttaaaatactagtacaCAATAAGAATATTTTTGAGGGAGAAATATTTTGCAGATGAACATCATTTGAAATTTCGAGGGGGATCACTTCTTCACGATCTTTATGCATTCAACAATGCCAGTTTGACTAAACTGTGTATTTTGGTTGGGGGGGGGAGAGGATTTTTGCGGATAGCTGCCAATCCACGAAAAGcataaattttaaaatacagAACCTTAAATAAGTACACAATGATAATGACACATACCTCCTTGACACACACTCATATAGCTCACCTGATATGTAATGATTGACACACTGTGACTACAGTAACATTCTCACACTTGTTGATGACTACAGTACTCTGTACTGCCCCCAATACCAGTGTACAATTGATACACCTCTCCAACCTCATACTACTACAGAGATAAGATACATATGTGAATACATTAATATGACTTAAAGTAAGGATATTCCATTACGGGTACAGAGGATTTACGGTGCAGTACTACTAGAGACAATAATGTATTAAAAACATATTTTCAAATTCTAGCTATGAATATGCTAGTCAGATACCAAagaaataattaataatattatgtacatggaAGTGTTGTCGGTAACATAAGTTGTTTTGTTATAATACAATGAACGATGAGATATTAATAGTGCTATGATATTACCTTACTGGAGCCATGATGTAaatgttgctatggtaacatGATTGTACTCTGATGTGGGCAAAACACAGTTGATCATCTTGTAGGGCCATCGTCTGATTTGATAAGTTAGCAATCAGCATACACTGATGTCTGTAGTGAAGGAAATATTACAAACCATCATTACTGGTTGATGACCGATACatataacacacaacacacatactacaccaCATGCTGGAGTTTGACCCTACTGCACTTATCAACATAAAGAAATGAATATTCATTCTTAATAACAATCAGAAAGAAATGAATATGAAAAAATGAATAAAGAAAGACATGAATATTCATTCTTAATAACAATCAGATCTATACTGTCAGTATTAGTTTCAAACTGACAGTATATTGAGATTGAGATATTCCAAtaaaaaacacacacatacatcacgACCTGATCTGGAAAACAAGCCACATGTTAAAATAACACTGCACTACATGGATATTCCACTGTGCTTTTGTTTCTTTCCCAGCAATTTTGACTTGGCCTATAAACAGAGACTTTATTTGAGACTATAGATATATTTATTTTGGATAGGAGTAGCACCCAGGGTTTAATCAAATTCAAGCCATGGTGGCACAACTATTATTGTAATGGTAAACATAAAGAACTTTTACAGTATTGACTACATAAACAGTGCACCAAAATGATTGGGAGAAATAAACAGTTTTAGTGATATACATATCTGCATGCATGGAACTCCAACTTGTAGCACCTTAATTTCTCAGATGGCTCTACACTTAATATTAAATTTGAAACAGCAGCAGTAAGGAAAGAATTAAAGTCATTAATAGCCCAGGCCTCTACTTAAGACCTGGCGTTTATTTTCCAAATGTGCTGGAACCCCCCAGATTATAATCAAGACAGGAGTTTATGCTGTTTTTATgtggctaacaatttccatcaCTAACTTTGCCACAGGTCTGTTTTCTGGAGACACAGTTGTGTAGGTACAGGATGTAAAAGCCCACACAGTACTCTGGTGGACTGGGGTAACTAGTTGTTTGCTCTGACTGCCTGACAATGTTATAAAAGCAAGAGATTTGGTGCTATTACAGTGTATGTTACAGATATGGAGCTTGCTATCACAAGTATCATCCATCGTGAGCCCTAGCTAGTTCCCACCCCATCTCCTCCCATATGTGAGCACCTAAAATACAACCACACAAGCACTTCAACACATTGATATCCCTAGCCAAAGAAGCGTCCACTACCTAAACCAGCGGCCATAACATTGTACAGGTTATTTCACCCATCACGACTACAATTACAGTACTGTCTTATTAAGCACCTACACTGTTAACACATTATACATTGTGTGCTTGTGGTGCAAGCATACAGCAGTATATATGAACAATGGTTTAACATATAGGTTTGACAAAGAGCTGGCTAAcccaattacatgtacatacgtagAAAACAGCACCTGCAGGGAGCTAGTTGAGTATTAGAGATGACACGTCCTTTACCATCAGACTTGTACACAATACTAGAAGAGTCTCGGTCATGACTGCGTAATGATATAATCCCATGAGGACTAATGGTCAAGTGACTCTTCAACCACACCTCAAACAATGAGGATGAAAACTTGCAAGATATCTAAAACAATAATATAAGTACAATGTGACAAACATGTATTTCACCTACACATTTAAAAGTAACAAATGGACATAAAAAATATATTTGATTTCCAGTTTCACAGCACACAATGTATAGTATATTTTTACAGCTCACCTTTGAATAGCCTGACTTGGAGACCTGGCTAGGTGTGGTTGCTAAAGATGACACAGAACATACCCCCTGCTTGTCAGCAGAAGATCCACCAATCAACAAGTCCAGAGCAGCCACACCCTCTTCAGTAATTACACTATCACTAGGTCCACCTTCTGTTGATCACAACAAGTGAACAATACTACCAACAGTTCATAATGTATtttatacaaatattttgtCTCTTGTTAttgcatgtacacatgtacgtaTGTGCACAAGGAATGAACAGAGGGACACACACCTCAAGCCTCACAACTGAATGACAATGAAGCCTATAGAAGCGTTTGGAATGTGTAATCCTGCAGACACAcccacacgcacgcacacatgcacacacaaacactacactcATAAAATTATACTATGAACGAATAGTTACTACTAACCTGTAGGGTCTGTTAGTAGTTGTACAATATCAGACAAATGTGAAGTGAGGAATAACAAGTGACTGTGTTCCTCTGTCCACTATAGGAAGGTGATCACAAGTGAACATGATAAAGATCTAACTACACAATTATACCATCATAGTATTAGAGTATGTTAataaatatgtacataattcTCCTACATTCGTACAAGTACGTATATAATTTCATTATCATGCCACAAGGTTTCTACACTATGCAGACCCTTAACCAATTTGGACAAGGACTATCCACAAATTAATTACTGAGGCTCCATGTTCTAAATATGTCTCCCCAGATGAAGAAAGAATGAGACGGAGCTGTAGCTGCCAGCTTGAAGAATTTATAGTGTCAGTACTACACATCTGTATCAATGCCAATGATGCCAGGCTTGaaccagaaagtaagctaacagtaaggcTACAGTACATCTTGCCAATTTTTATCTGCTCAATGTATCCACAACCACAGGTGAGACCACAGGTGAGACCACAGGTTACCGACTAGTTAGCAATCCCACCCCATGTTTCTACCTTACTGTAGTAGCCTCCAAACATCACAGGATTACTCATTTATATTTTCTTCCAATATCATATCACACACGTAGGTAGTTTATCTACTAGGTAGTTTATCTACCCTACAGGTAGAGCCAAATAACGAAGACCCTAACTTAAGTGATATACAATGGGCACCCCTAAAAGTGTCTTATATACAAAGCTCATGAACTTCTGTAAATATAAAACGTACTGTGTAATCTACCAGTACAAACGTAATTAAGAGATCAGCAAATCCATAGTTGTGGCTTGCACCAATATGCCTACTAATGTTTGCTACCAGTATTACACAAGCTCTCGCTATTTTCTTATTTAGTACATGTACTTTTTGCTTGATATTTACTAAACGAAAGAAAATTGCACCATTTTGCAATTACGCAGTTATATCTATACCTTTTGAGTAAGGCACTTAGTGGAAATCTGATCGAGTCATGATGGGTTGGCATTAATTCAGCCCTTCTAGGTGTTaatttgtcccatttcacttGATCAAAGATCTATATGCTTCGGCTCCTAGGCTAGTGCTAGCTGTGTACACCCTCAAGTGCCCAAATGGTAAAGCAAATAATAACATTAAAGGAAATCAAATACAGATTCTTTAAAATCTGTATTACCATGGCCAAACATTATTAGTAAAACAACCACATCTACCTGTGATCACATGGAATGTCATCCACCCACACAATGGAGGATTTCCTTTACACATGGCATCACCTCACATATTGAAAACTCATATATTCCATTACATGACTATAGAGCTATTGTGTGGGTGTAGTTAGTGATGTCAGTATACCCTGTAGCCCAACAACTTACTAACCTCTACTAGATTATCTAAAGTGTGTGCAAGAAAGGTTAACCATAACTTCCAAAGCCAGTGAAGCCAGTGAAGCCAGTGAAGCCAGTGAAGCCAGTTAAAAAGCTTTGCAGGAAGACGGCAAAATCAACTACCTTGCATGATGAACCAATACAGTATACACCCCTAATTCACTTACCAGCCTCAGAAGTAAGCAATACTGTTTACACAATATCGACAAAAGGATAATTTTACAGATATGTGGTATACAAAATAAAATCTATGTGGCAGGAGAAACATTTGTGGTTTGCTTTGAAACCACGAAAAACGTAGACTTTTGCCCACCAAAACCTTCACCGTTATGGTAAGTGATAAATAATTTTACTATGTGCTATTTACAATTTTAAGCAACGTACAGGTGTATAACGCAAAAGTTTTACCACGAATCATCTTGACAGTGAAACTTTCACCAAGCAAAAATTTCCCCATCCTGATGCTAACGACAATCAACAacaaccatgcacacacataagatacatgcacacaaacaacaCAATTGTTCTCACTTTTGATTTTCTTTCCAAGTCCGCGGAAGGCCACCTGGTGCATGGTCAGGATAAAAACAATATGTACATACCACTTCAGCCTGATCACTGGAATTGCACATTTTTACATACTTGACAGCAATAACCAGAAAAGTTTAGAGCAACACAGAGAAATAAcatatgctgtaatagcttagattataaaatgcaagctTAATGGTTAATTAAATATGGCATACTGTATTTCTTCACTTAAATAAAAGCCCGGACTTTTATTTTCTACACAGCATTATTGACCCACCctgtaaacaaacacatataGGATCTTAATTTGAGACTGGGCCTTTATTTAGGATAAATCCAGGTGACGTCCAGTGTTTAATCAAATTCAAGTCATTAACAGTATGCATAGAAAACCTACATATACACAGTTGACTACTATATACTTGTTTTAGTAGTCAACTGTGTATATGTAGGTTTTCTATGCATattgttataataataatgacttGAATTTGATTAAACACTAGTCAAGGCCTAAAATGATTGGTTTgaaaacagttgtatgatacatACTTGTCATGCACATGAACTCACAGACTACTCACATGATTACTCATAGCACCTTCAACTCTCAGATAGCTTTATTTAAAATGTTAATAAGTTTGAAGAAACAACAGCAGCAAGAGAAAGAATTAAAACATTAACAGTAGATTCCATAATAGCCCTGGCCTATATTTAAGACCAGGTATTTGTTTTCCAAATGTGCTGGAAGCTGCCCAGCTTATAATCAAGATAGAAGCTTATTCGAAGTTGCTTTTATACACAGACATTTGTTCTAAAATATTAGGTCCAACAGCGCAGGGAATATGTGAACACCAGGACTGCTATACaacaacatacagtacaagtacaatGTTGTTAAGGATACTGGTCATTTACAATGGATGACTTGAGGGAGACACGTGGAGCATTTTGTATGTAAAGGAACAATACAAACTTGAGTAGCTCAACAGATAACCTCTTCCTAGCACTCTCTATAGAACACATTAATAGCAGACAGTAATGATACAGATGATATAAAACAATATTATATTCACCTTTAGATATTGCACCATCAGCAGCTTTCCTTAATGCTGCAAATTTCTCTTCAGTTTGTCCAACACTTAGTTCTGGTATGGTGCCATAGGTCTCAAAGTAACTACAAAACCGACCATACATGGTGCTTGCAGGAACAATTAACAGAATGGTACAGTTACACATATACAGTATTAGGATGATAACAAAGTTAACACATTAAATGTACATTTAAATGCCTGTATGTTTGGTAGCATGTGTACTACTGCTTTGCAAAGTCTGTGTGGAAT
This genomic interval from Dysidea avara chromosome 15, odDysAvar1.4, whole genome shotgun sequence contains the following:
- the LOC136245108 gene encoding TBCC domain-containing protein 1-like isoform X2; translation: MWPSADLERKSKWTEEHSHLLFLTSHLSDIVQLLTDPTEGGPSDSVITEEGVAALDLLIGGSSADKQGVCSVSSLATTPSQVSKSGYSKISCKFSSSLFEVWLKSHLTISPHGIISLRSHDRDSSSIVYKSDGKGRVISNTQLAPCRHQCMLIANLSNQTMALQDDQLCFAHIRVQSCYHSNIYIMAPVSMRLERCINCTLVLGAVQSTVVINKCENVTVVTVCQSLHISSSCHCKFHLCVTHNPLILGGNSHLSFGPHNTNYHKLEDHIRHCGLHPYPNHWNTPTIVGDHEGGVSEIWQLMPADMFSLISVPFQGKSPAKESLCDIPSPYKEEMEKRKKVHNDWFKLVEQANLSDEQAEQLTVKAQAQFQTWLERTGHVRELTTLDPSH
- the LOC136245108 gene encoding TBCC domain-containing protein 1-like isoform X1 → MWPSADLERKSKWTEEHSHLLFLTSHLSDIVQLLTDPTEGGPSDSVITEEGVAALDLLIGGSSADKQGVCSVSSLATTPSQVSKSGYSKISCKFSSSLFEVWLKSHLTISPHGIISLRSHDRDSSSIVYKSDGKGRVISNTQLAPCRHQCMLIANLSNQTMALQDDQLCFAHIRVQSCYHSNIYIMAPVSSMRLERCINCTLVLGAVQSTVVINKCENVTVVTVCQSLHISSSCHCKFHLCVTHNPLILGGNSHLSFGPHNTNYHKLEDHIRHCGLHPYPNHWNTPTIVGDHEGGVSEIWQLMPADMFSLISVPFQGKSPAKESLCDIPSPYKEEMEKRKKVHNDWFKLVEQANLSDEQAEQLTVKAQAQFQTWLERTGHVRELTTLDPSH